TCTTCTGGCCCGATGCGATACGAACGGCGGCAAGGCGCGATCGCTGGTTGTTCTACTGGGACGGCAGCGAGATATCCAAGGTCGCCCGCGTTCACGATTAGCCGCCCTTGTGACCGGTCTGCCTGGTTGACAGGGATGAGATCATGTGGTTACTTTAGCGATGTGACTACTGAGGTCTCTGTATGAACAGAATCGGTGTGCGGGATGCGAAGGAGCGATTAAGCAAGCTCCTGCGAGACGTGCGACGGGGACGCGAGTGGATCATCACCGACCGCGGCGTCCCCGTTGCAAAGCTCCTGCCCGTACGCGAGAACCGGGAGACGCTCGGCGAACGTATTGGGCGTCTCGAAGAGAGCGGTGCCTTGGAGGCGCTCGCGCGTTCCGTGCGTCCGCTGCCGCCGCCGCTACCGGTCGAGCCCGGCCTCGCGCAAAGATGGCTTCAAGAAGACCGATCGGCCATGTGACGACGGTCGAGTCCGCGCTCTACTGGGACTCATCGGCGA
Above is a window of Candidatus Dormiibacterota bacterium DNA encoding:
- a CDS encoding type II toxin-antitoxin system prevent-host-death family antitoxin is translated as MNRIGVRDAKERLSKLLRDVRRGREWIITDRGVPVAKLLPVRENRETLGERIGRLEESGALEALARSVRPLPPPLPVEPGLAQRWLQEDRSAM